A region of Polyangiaceae bacterium DNA encodes the following proteins:
- a CDS encoding NAD-dependent epimerase/dehydratase family protein: MSNPHSLAGATVVVTGGCGFIGSHLVRALGARGAARIVVIDSLRYGKPENLPAEVPVEIVKHDLGFGDTAELDRALAGADYLFHLAAEKHNQSKDDPTRVLRSNVEGTAALFQAAGRAELKKVLFTSSLYAYGRLAGPPMVETELPLPSTVYGISKLTGEHLLAFFAKQYGMDFATLRYFFVYGPRQFAGTGYKSVIVKSFERLREGASPVVFGDGRQSLDYVYVDDAVEATCRALESPLSGELFNVGSGVATSVRELIELMVRVSGRQVAVETGPADWTAGTSRAGNVEKIAKLLGWRATTSLEQGLGATLAWLGQS, translated from the coding sequence ATGTCCAACCCACACTCCCTCGCTGGTGCGACCGTGGTCGTCACCGGAGGCTGCGGCTTCATCGGCTCGCACCTGGTGCGCGCCCTCGGTGCCCGCGGCGCGGCGCGCATCGTGGTGATCGACAGCCTGCGCTACGGCAAGCCGGAGAACCTGCCGGCGGAGGTGCCGGTCGAGATCGTGAAGCACGATCTGGGCTTCGGTGACACCGCCGAGCTCGACCGGGCTCTCGCCGGCGCCGACTACCTCTTCCACCTGGCGGCCGAGAAGCACAACCAGTCGAAGGACGACCCCACGCGCGTGCTTCGCTCGAACGTGGAGGGGACCGCAGCGCTGTTCCAAGCGGCCGGTCGAGCCGAGCTGAAGAAGGTCCTGTTCACGTCGTCGCTCTACGCCTACGGCCGCCTGGCTGGGCCGCCCATGGTGGAGACGGAGCTCCCGCTCCCGTCCACCGTGTACGGCATCAGCAAGCTCACCGGCGAGCACCTGCTGGCGTTCTTCGCGAAGCAATACGGCATGGACTTCGCTACGCTCCGCTACTTCTTCGTGTACGGCCCGAGGCAGTTCGCGGGCACCGGCTACAAAAGCGTGATCGTGAAGAGCTTCGAGCGCCTGCGCGAGGGTGCGTCTCCGGTCGTCTTCGGCGACGGACGACAGTCCCTCGACTACGTGTACGTGGACGACGCGGTGGAGGCGACGTGCCGCGCCCTCGAGTCGCCGCTGTCCGGAGAGCTCTTCAACGTCGGCTCGGGCGTCGCGACCAGCGTGCGCGAGCTGATCGAGCTGATGGTGCGCGTGTCCGGGCGACAGGTCGCCGTCGAGACCGGTCCGGCGGACTGGACCGCGGGCACGAGCCGCGCCGGAAACGTCGAGAAAATCGCCAAGCTCCTCGGCTGGCGCGCCACGACCAGCCTGGAGCAGGGCCTCGGGGCCACGCTCGCGTGGCTCGGGCAGAGCTAG